Proteins encoded within one genomic window of Columba livia isolate bColLiv1 breed racing homer chromosome 1, bColLiv1.pat.W.v2, whole genome shotgun sequence:
- the NFKBIZ gene encoding NF-kappa-B inhibitor zeta isoform X2, producing MIVESSRDVASDGGDGGGALSSPINLAYFYGASPHSSEGSCSPAHSAPGSPGSDSDLSVSSRGGGRRDPRGGARPALQVDQHMAGGKQHRGPFQGVRVKNSVKELLLHFRSSKQMSSGSATEEGKAQGGLVNYEQYTELKNILGHSGKRKAPELLSDGPSFKRQANVHSHLLTPPQTPTSMDNMEEMHKNDPKCDSNSDLLQNIINIKNESSPISLNTVQVSWLHAVSSHSSPSEQYQESPVTQAFSSPQKYQAFQDHTSQHMLDAPQHYQFPPSQNQSLSQSYPSDASLEYRPFAASDQSPGYQQNTFENHELQYCQPQSFSSLLNDSEGSEGISAPLQPLASAHQQADVSPHTPHFSLISNNVCGSLERSVSLSTLNVSLPDQNIARSTTQLGKSFFQWQVEQEESKLANISQDQFLAKDSDGDTFLHIAVAQGRRALSYVLARKMAAMHMLDIKEHNGQSAFQVAVAANQHLIVQDLVSLGAQVNTTDCWGRTPLHVCAEKGHAQVLQAIQKGAMGSNQYVDLEATNYDGLTALHCAVLAHNTVLHELQNSQPPHSPEVQELLLRNKSLVETIRILIQMGASVEAKDRKSGRTALHLAAEEANLELIRLFLELPNCLSFINAKAYNGNTALHVAASLHYRVSQLDAVRLLMRKGADPSARNLENEQPVHLVPDGLVGEQIRRILKGKAIQQRVSPF from the exons ATGATCGTGGAGAGCAGCCGCGACGTGGCGTCCGATGGCGGTGACGGCGGCGGCGCACTCAGCAGCCCCATCAACCTCGCCTACTTTTACGGGGCCTCGCCCCACTCCAGCGAGGGCAGCTGCTCCCCGGCGCACTCCGCCCCGGGCTCGCCGGGCTCCGACTCGGACCTCTCGGTGAGCAGCCGCGGCGGCGGCCGGAGGGATCCCCGGGGCGGTGCCCGCCCCGCGCTGCAAG TTGACCAACACATGGCGGGTGGAAAGCAGCATAGAGGACCTTTCCAGGGGGTCCGTGTGAAGAACTCGGTGAAGGAGCTCCTGCTGCACTTCAGGAGCAGCAAACAGATGTCCTCGGGCTCCGCCACGGAGGAAGGCAAG gcACAAGGAGGGCTGGTGAACTACGAGCAGTACACAG agctgaagaACATACTAGGTCACAGTGGCAAAAGAAAGGCTCCCGAGCTCCTTTCTGATGGACCTTCTTTCAAACGCCAAGCGAATGTTCACTCACACCTCCTG aCACCACCACAGACGCCAACTTCTATGGATAACATGGAAGAGATGCATAAAAACGACCCAAAGTGTGACAGCAATTCCGATCTGCTTCAGAACATTATAAACATCAAGAACGAGTCGAGCCCCATCTCTCTGAACACGGTGCAGGTTAGCTGGTTGCACGCTGTCTCCAGTCACAGCTCGCCCAGTGAACAGTACCAGGAGAGCCCAGTAACACAGGCTTTCTCCTCACCCCAGAAGTACCAAGCATTCCAAGATCACACCTCCCAGCATATGCTTGATGCGCCACAGCATTACCAGTTCCCTCCGTCACAAAACCAGAGTTTGTCACAGAGCTATCCTTCGGATGCCTCTTTGGAGTACAGGCCATTTGCTGCCAGTGACCAGTCTCCTGGCTACCAGCAGAATACCTTTGAGAACCATGAACTGCAGTACTGCCAGCCGCAGAGCTTCTCCTCCCTCTTGAACGACTCTGAAGGCTCAGAGGGCATCTCTGCTCCCCTCCAGCCACTGGCCAGTGCCCACCAACAGGCTGATGTCAGCCCCCATACTCCACACTTCAGCTTGATTTCCAATAATGTCTGTGGCAGTCTGGAGCGCAGTGTCTCTTTGTCTACTTTGAATGTCTCTCTACCTGACCAAAACATTGCCAGAAGCACGACACAGCTGGGCAAGTCATTTTTTCAATGGCAAGTGGAGCAGGAGGAAAGCAAACTGGCTAATATCTCTCAGGACCAATTCCTTGCAAAAGACTCAGATGGAGACAC CTTCCTTCACATTGCGGTTGCCCAGGGCAGACGAGCTCTCTCCTATGTTCTTGCAAGGAAGATGGCTGCCATGCACATGCTGGATATTAAAGAGCACAATGGCCAG AGTGCTTTCCAGGTTGCTGTGGCTGCCAATCAGCATCTCATTGTGCAGGACTTGGTTAGCTTGGGGGCTCAAGTCAACACCACAGACTGCTGGGGTAGAACACCCTTGCATGTTTGCGCTGAGAAGGGGCATGCCCAGGTCCTTCAG GCAATCCAAAAGGGAGCCATGGGAAGCAATCAGTATGTAGACCTTGAGGCAACAAACTATGATG GTTTGACAGCACTGCACTGTGCTGTTCTGGCCCATAATACTGTGCTGCATGAACTGCAAAACAGTCAGCCACCTCACTCCCCTGAGGTCCAGGAACTTCTGCTGAGAAACAAGAGCCTGGTAGAAACCATCAGGATTTTAATACAAATGGGAGCATCTGTTGAAGCAAAA GATCGCAAAAGTGGTCGCACGGCTTTACATTTGGCAGCAGAAGAAGCGAACCTGGAGCTCATTCGTCTCTTTTTGGAGCTGCCCAACTGCCTCTCTTTTATCAATGCAAAG gcttacAATGGCAACACAGCACTGCATGTAGCGGCCAGCCTGCACTATCGGGTGAGCCAGCTGGATGCTGTGCGCCTGCTAATGCGAAAGGGAGCTGATCCAAGTGCCAGAAACTTGGAGAATGAGCAGCCAGTTCATCTGGTTCCTGATGGCCTTGTAGGAGAACAG aTAAGACGTATCCTAAAAGGCAAGGCGATTCAGCAGAGAGTGTCGCCATTTTAA
- the NFKBIZ gene encoding NF-kappa-B inhibitor zeta isoform X3: protein MAGGKQHRGPFQGVRVKNSVKELLLHFRSSKQMSSGSATEEGKAQGGLVNYEQYTAELKNILGHSGKRKAPELLSDGPSFKRQANVHSHLLTPPQTPTSMDNMEEMHKNDPKCDSNSDLLQNIINIKNESSPISLNTVQVSWLHAVSSHSSPSEQYQESPVTQAFSSPQKYQAFQDHTSQHMLDAPQHYQFPPSQNQSLSQSYPSDASLEYRPFAASDQSPGYQQNTFENHELQYCQPQSFSSLLNDSEGSEGISAPLQPLASAHQQADVSPHTPHFSLISNNVCGSLERSVSLSTLNVSLPDQNIARSTTQLGKSFFQWQVEQEESKLANISQDQFLAKDSDGDTFLHIAVAQGRRALSYVLARKMAAMHMLDIKEHNGQSAFQVAVAANQHLIVQDLVSLGAQVNTTDCWGRTPLHVCAEKGHAQVLQAIQKGAMGSNQYVDLEATNYDGLTALHCAVLAHNTVLHELQNSQPPHSPEVQELLLRNKSLVETIRILIQMGASVEAKDRKSGRTALHLAAEEANLELIRLFLELPNCLSFINAKAYNGNTALHVAASLHYRVSQLDAVRLLMRKGADPSARNLENEQPVHLVPDGLVGEQIRRILKGKAIQQRVSPF, encoded by the exons ATGGCGGGTGGAAAGCAGCATAGAGGACCTTTCCAGGGGGTCCGTGTGAAGAACTCGGTGAAGGAGCTCCTGCTGCACTTCAGGAGCAGCAAACAGATGTCCTCGGGCTCCGCCACGGAGGAAGGCAAG gcACAAGGAGGGCTGGTGAACTACGAGCAGTACACAG cagagctgaagaACATACTAGGTCACAGTGGCAAAAGAAAGGCTCCCGAGCTCCTTTCTGATGGACCTTCTTTCAAACGCCAAGCGAATGTTCACTCACACCTCCTG aCACCACCACAGACGCCAACTTCTATGGATAACATGGAAGAGATGCATAAAAACGACCCAAAGTGTGACAGCAATTCCGATCTGCTTCAGAACATTATAAACATCAAGAACGAGTCGAGCCCCATCTCTCTGAACACGGTGCAGGTTAGCTGGTTGCACGCTGTCTCCAGTCACAGCTCGCCCAGTGAACAGTACCAGGAGAGCCCAGTAACACAGGCTTTCTCCTCACCCCAGAAGTACCAAGCATTCCAAGATCACACCTCCCAGCATATGCTTGATGCGCCACAGCATTACCAGTTCCCTCCGTCACAAAACCAGAGTTTGTCACAGAGCTATCCTTCGGATGCCTCTTTGGAGTACAGGCCATTTGCTGCCAGTGACCAGTCTCCTGGCTACCAGCAGAATACCTTTGAGAACCATGAACTGCAGTACTGCCAGCCGCAGAGCTTCTCCTCCCTCTTGAACGACTCTGAAGGCTCAGAGGGCATCTCTGCTCCCCTCCAGCCACTGGCCAGTGCCCACCAACAGGCTGATGTCAGCCCCCATACTCCACACTTCAGCTTGATTTCCAATAATGTCTGTGGCAGTCTGGAGCGCAGTGTCTCTTTGTCTACTTTGAATGTCTCTCTACCTGACCAAAACATTGCCAGAAGCACGACACAGCTGGGCAAGTCATTTTTTCAATGGCAAGTGGAGCAGGAGGAAAGCAAACTGGCTAATATCTCTCAGGACCAATTCCTTGCAAAAGACTCAGATGGAGACAC CTTCCTTCACATTGCGGTTGCCCAGGGCAGACGAGCTCTCTCCTATGTTCTTGCAAGGAAGATGGCTGCCATGCACATGCTGGATATTAAAGAGCACAATGGCCAG AGTGCTTTCCAGGTTGCTGTGGCTGCCAATCAGCATCTCATTGTGCAGGACTTGGTTAGCTTGGGGGCTCAAGTCAACACCACAGACTGCTGGGGTAGAACACCCTTGCATGTTTGCGCTGAGAAGGGGCATGCCCAGGTCCTTCAG GCAATCCAAAAGGGAGCCATGGGAAGCAATCAGTATGTAGACCTTGAGGCAACAAACTATGATG GTTTGACAGCACTGCACTGTGCTGTTCTGGCCCATAATACTGTGCTGCATGAACTGCAAAACAGTCAGCCACCTCACTCCCCTGAGGTCCAGGAACTTCTGCTGAGAAACAAGAGCCTGGTAGAAACCATCAGGATTTTAATACAAATGGGAGCATCTGTTGAAGCAAAA GATCGCAAAAGTGGTCGCACGGCTTTACATTTGGCAGCAGAAGAAGCGAACCTGGAGCTCATTCGTCTCTTTTTGGAGCTGCCCAACTGCCTCTCTTTTATCAATGCAAAG gcttacAATGGCAACACAGCACTGCATGTAGCGGCCAGCCTGCACTATCGGGTGAGCCAGCTGGATGCTGTGCGCCTGCTAATGCGAAAGGGAGCTGATCCAAGTGCCAGAAACTTGGAGAATGAGCAGCCAGTTCATCTGGTTCCTGATGGCCTTGTAGGAGAACAG aTAAGACGTATCCTAAAAGGCAAGGCGATTCAGCAGAGAGTGTCGCCATTTTAA
- the NFKBIZ gene encoding NF-kappa-B inhibitor zeta isoform X1, which yields MIVESSRDVASDGGDGGGALSSPINLAYFYGASPHSSEGSCSPAHSAPGSPGSDSDLSVSSRGGGRRDPRGGARPALQVDQHMAGGKQHRGPFQGVRVKNSVKELLLHFRSSKQMSSGSATEEGKAQGGLVNYEQYTAELKNILGHSGKRKAPELLSDGPSFKRQANVHSHLLTPPQTPTSMDNMEEMHKNDPKCDSNSDLLQNIINIKNESSPISLNTVQVSWLHAVSSHSSPSEQYQESPVTQAFSSPQKYQAFQDHTSQHMLDAPQHYQFPPSQNQSLSQSYPSDASLEYRPFAASDQSPGYQQNTFENHELQYCQPQSFSSLLNDSEGSEGISAPLQPLASAHQQADVSPHTPHFSLISNNVCGSLERSVSLSTLNVSLPDQNIARSTTQLGKSFFQWQVEQEESKLANISQDQFLAKDSDGDTFLHIAVAQGRRALSYVLARKMAAMHMLDIKEHNGQSAFQVAVAANQHLIVQDLVSLGAQVNTTDCWGRTPLHVCAEKGHAQVLQAIQKGAMGSNQYVDLEATNYDGLTALHCAVLAHNTVLHELQNSQPPHSPEVQELLLRNKSLVETIRILIQMGASVEAKDRKSGRTALHLAAEEANLELIRLFLELPNCLSFINAKAYNGNTALHVAASLHYRVSQLDAVRLLMRKGADPSARNLENEQPVHLVPDGLVGEQIRRILKGKAIQQRVSPF from the exons ATGATCGTGGAGAGCAGCCGCGACGTGGCGTCCGATGGCGGTGACGGCGGCGGCGCACTCAGCAGCCCCATCAACCTCGCCTACTTTTACGGGGCCTCGCCCCACTCCAGCGAGGGCAGCTGCTCCCCGGCGCACTCCGCCCCGGGCTCGCCGGGCTCCGACTCGGACCTCTCGGTGAGCAGCCGCGGCGGCGGCCGGAGGGATCCCCGGGGCGGTGCCCGCCCCGCGCTGCAAG TTGACCAACACATGGCGGGTGGAAAGCAGCATAGAGGACCTTTCCAGGGGGTCCGTGTGAAGAACTCGGTGAAGGAGCTCCTGCTGCACTTCAGGAGCAGCAAACAGATGTCCTCGGGCTCCGCCACGGAGGAAGGCAAG gcACAAGGAGGGCTGGTGAACTACGAGCAGTACACAG cagagctgaagaACATACTAGGTCACAGTGGCAAAAGAAAGGCTCCCGAGCTCCTTTCTGATGGACCTTCTTTCAAACGCCAAGCGAATGTTCACTCACACCTCCTG aCACCACCACAGACGCCAACTTCTATGGATAACATGGAAGAGATGCATAAAAACGACCCAAAGTGTGACAGCAATTCCGATCTGCTTCAGAACATTATAAACATCAAGAACGAGTCGAGCCCCATCTCTCTGAACACGGTGCAGGTTAGCTGGTTGCACGCTGTCTCCAGTCACAGCTCGCCCAGTGAACAGTACCAGGAGAGCCCAGTAACACAGGCTTTCTCCTCACCCCAGAAGTACCAAGCATTCCAAGATCACACCTCCCAGCATATGCTTGATGCGCCACAGCATTACCAGTTCCCTCCGTCACAAAACCAGAGTTTGTCACAGAGCTATCCTTCGGATGCCTCTTTGGAGTACAGGCCATTTGCTGCCAGTGACCAGTCTCCTGGCTACCAGCAGAATACCTTTGAGAACCATGAACTGCAGTACTGCCAGCCGCAGAGCTTCTCCTCCCTCTTGAACGACTCTGAAGGCTCAGAGGGCATCTCTGCTCCCCTCCAGCCACTGGCCAGTGCCCACCAACAGGCTGATGTCAGCCCCCATACTCCACACTTCAGCTTGATTTCCAATAATGTCTGTGGCAGTCTGGAGCGCAGTGTCTCTTTGTCTACTTTGAATGTCTCTCTACCTGACCAAAACATTGCCAGAAGCACGACACAGCTGGGCAAGTCATTTTTTCAATGGCAAGTGGAGCAGGAGGAAAGCAAACTGGCTAATATCTCTCAGGACCAATTCCTTGCAAAAGACTCAGATGGAGACAC CTTCCTTCACATTGCGGTTGCCCAGGGCAGACGAGCTCTCTCCTATGTTCTTGCAAGGAAGATGGCTGCCATGCACATGCTGGATATTAAAGAGCACAATGGCCAG AGTGCTTTCCAGGTTGCTGTGGCTGCCAATCAGCATCTCATTGTGCAGGACTTGGTTAGCTTGGGGGCTCAAGTCAACACCACAGACTGCTGGGGTAGAACACCCTTGCATGTTTGCGCTGAGAAGGGGCATGCCCAGGTCCTTCAG GCAATCCAAAAGGGAGCCATGGGAAGCAATCAGTATGTAGACCTTGAGGCAACAAACTATGATG GTTTGACAGCACTGCACTGTGCTGTTCTGGCCCATAATACTGTGCTGCATGAACTGCAAAACAGTCAGCCACCTCACTCCCCTGAGGTCCAGGAACTTCTGCTGAGAAACAAGAGCCTGGTAGAAACCATCAGGATTTTAATACAAATGGGAGCATCTGTTGAAGCAAAA GATCGCAAAAGTGGTCGCACGGCTTTACATTTGGCAGCAGAAGAAGCGAACCTGGAGCTCATTCGTCTCTTTTTGGAGCTGCCCAACTGCCTCTCTTTTATCAATGCAAAG gcttacAATGGCAACACAGCACTGCATGTAGCGGCCAGCCTGCACTATCGGGTGAGCCAGCTGGATGCTGTGCGCCTGCTAATGCGAAAGGGAGCTGATCCAAGTGCCAGAAACTTGGAGAATGAGCAGCCAGTTCATCTGGTTCCTGATGGCCTTGTAGGAGAACAG aTAAGACGTATCCTAAAAGGCAAGGCGATTCAGCAGAGAGTGTCGCCATTTTAA